The Silene latifolia isolate original U9 population chromosome X, ASM4854445v1, whole genome shotgun sequence genome contains the following window.
ATTTaccgcttagactcacctttctcattatgtcattcgagggatatattttccccacttttgaccattttatttatatgaacCTTTATTTTTAATTCTGCATTTTCCTTCTGTTGAATGTTAGTGACTCCCGCATGCTAAAATTCTATCTATTAAATACAAGTTTTAAAAACTTCTCATTTTTCGCTTTATCGCAGGgcgtcacagttggtatcagagcctttgtagCTCCccacgcacacacgtgtaccccaaacttaaaattttgaacttgaccgtgaaataatgaatgagagatgggtagaactaaggacctaagttggtagtcttctTGTGTATGCAATTTGTTAAGTACTAACTTGTTTGATTTTCTTTGGTGCTTTAAGAAGATGGTGCGACCAAACAATGTGGAGAATACTATCTTGCAAGCCCTTACTCAAATTCTTCAAAATCAACAAAATGTCAATGTTCAAGCCAATCCTGCTTCACAAATGGGAGATTGTCAAGGAAGttttgcttggattgcaagtcaactagcaagaaacaaggctaggacctatggtggtgaagtgaaTCCTATTGAGCTTTTCGAGTGATTTCGTGACATGGAGAAGAATTTCTCTCTTTATGATGTCCAAGATCGTGAAAAAGTGAAGCTTGCCTCTCATTTCCTTGTGAAGgaggccgataggtggtggactattACCGGACCTTCCGTCACTCAAGATCCCACCTTTGATTGGAACCGTTTCAAGACTCTTGTGGAACTTGTTTCTACCCTAAGGAACTCAGGCAACAAAAATTGAAGGAGTTCATTGAATTCAAGCAAGGAGGCCTATCCGTTCAAGCTTTCACCGACAAGTTCAATGATCTTGCTTACTATGCCCCTAAGTTTGTGAAAGATGAAGATGAACGTGTTTACTTCTACCGAAGCAAGTTGAATCCTAAGTTGGAAAGTATGGTGAGAAGAGACTCCACAACCTTTGTGGCAGTCTATGATGATGCTTTTTGGGCCGAGAATTCCTTGAAGGCTATTGATGATGATGCCAAGTCTCGTTCCCACTCTACTTCTTACCgtcctaactttcatggcaagagacccttTGTGCCTTCTCCTTCACTAAACTATGCTAACAAGAGGTTTGTGCCAAGCGTACAAGAACCAAGAGTGCAAGAACCTAGAAGGCAAGAGCCTAGTGGACAAGTTTCCCAATCAAGCAACAACAACCTCAATTTGGAGAAAGCTCGCAAGTGCTTCAATTGTAAGCAAGCCGTtcaccccggagttggatgctacAATCGACCTTTGATTTGCTACatttgtaagaagcccggacaccATGCCAATGCTTGTCCCAAGAAGAAGGATGATCCTCCTCCTAAAGCCAAGCCAAGAGAAACCATCTATGTCATGAGCCGTGCCAAAGTCGCCGCTCATCCCGACATCATTACGGGtacgttctcaatttttgatcaaccatGCCTTATTCTTTTCGATACCGacgcatctttatcttttatttcttcCAAGTTTTTGGAAAATTTCGCTCTTGATCCTATACCTAGTGAGGATACCCCTATATCCTTACCATCCGGAGAAA
Protein-coding sequences here:
- the LOC141619892 gene encoding uncharacterized protein LOC141619892; this encodes MEKNFSLYDVQDREKVKLASHFLVKEADRQQKLKEFIEFKQGGLSVQAFTDKFNDLAYYAPKFVKDEDERVYFYRSKLNPKLESMVRRDSTTFVAVYDDAFWAENSLKAIDDDAKSRSHSTSYRPNFHGKRPFVPSPSLNYANKRFVPSVQEPRVQEPRRQEPSGQVSQSSNNNLNLEKARKCFNCKQAVHPGVGCYNRPLICYICKKPGHHANACPKKKDDPPPKAKPRETIYVMSRAKVAAHPDIITGKANVVADALSRKSTLSLSVIRVLSDDLCAEFRKLSLQIVESGFDYLGAMVAEPVILREIRDNLNDIVTYVGKCLTCQQVKIEHKRPGGLLQPLDMPLWKWESISMDFVMTLPKTVGGKDAV